TTGGCCTCCAATTAGGAGCAAAATGCAAGATCAATGAATTGAAGGATAAATCTAGTTTCTTCAACTTGCCGAGCTTGTCGAAGTGGGATTCTGAGACTACGCCGTTCAAAGAATTACTAGAAAGATCTAGAACCTGAAGCTCAGAGAGCTGACCAATACTTAGAGGAATGGATCCTGTGAAATTGTTTGTCCCAAGGTACACTTCTGTCAATGATGCAGAAAATGCTCTCAGGTCCGGCACAGATCCATGGAGTTCATTTCGAGCCAAGTCCAGAATCTGGAGCGATTTCAATATTCCTTTGGCAGGTTTACTTCCGAACAACTCTTCAAGGTTTCCTCTTAAGTCATTTTCATAAAGGACTAAGACGCACAAATGACTCAAATTCCACAAAGATTTTGGGATTTGACCTTCAAGCGTGTTATTAGAAAGATCAAGATACTCTATAAGCACCAATTTCTCTATGAGTGCGTCAGGAATTGGGCCTCCTAAAGCATTCCCTGAAATGTCTAGATCAACTAGAGCTCTGCTTATGTTAGATAACGATTGGAATGAGGAAGAAGTGAGCTTATTATCTGACAAAGAAATGATAGAAAGTGACgtagaagaagaattaacagaTGGTCCCACTAGAGCTGTGCTTATGTTACAAGAGTTCAAGTGCAAATCATGGAGGGAGTGAAGGCTCAGGATATGCTGCAGCCAGTTAGTTTGACTCAAGTCGATTTGACTCAAACTAAGATAAGACAACAAAGAGAGACTTGAAAGCCAATCTAGATTCTCAATCCTCAAAGAGTTATGCGAGAGCGCAAGTGATTGCAGGTTGGTAAGGTTCCCTATCTGAGGAGGAACAATCCCACCAAAGTTACAACCGATGAGATACAAGTGTTGTAACTGTTTCATGGAACCaatgaattttgggattgGATTGCCTCCAAAATCATTCCAACTGAGGTCAAGATAGTTTAAATGATGCAACTCAAGCAAGGAAGAACCAACCTCACCTTGCAATACACCATCATAGTAAGTAGTATTAAGTTGGAGGGCGATGACGTGGTCAGTGGTGTTGCTGCACTCAACACCATACCATTTGCAGCATTCGTCGCTTTCGCCATGAGGAGAGAAATCCGTAGTCATCGATGAGGCCATTCTTGAAGCTTAGAAGagcttctctctccctctctatGCATCTCACTTTTGCATCTCCTGCAGAAACAAACACACAAGCTAGAATAAAAAGAAGATATTTGATTGCCATTCTTTTATCAGAAATCATTCTCTCTTAATGGAAGTGATGTGTAGTTGTGGGATACTCCATTCTATCAAGTGCAACGGTTTAAatagatgaaaataaaatgatacattGCCGAAAGTAGAGAAGACTTGCTTTAGAGTGCAAGGAAGTCAattaaaaagacaaaatattaaagtttGTAATATAGGGGTTTTAAATGTCGGAAGGGTTCTGACAGATGAAAAAACTAGCTAGTGAAGTGATGCGTGACTAAGTTTCAGCCActacaaattcataaaatagaGTCATGCATGGTAATTGAACGTAAGAATTGCGTCCGAAATCAATGgcaaaaaatgacaaattactACTCTACTACTTCTACCACTCCTCCTCCTACTATAATTCATGTGGAAAAAGATCGACAATTCCATGTGT
The nucleotide sequence above comes from Salvia hispanica cultivar TCC Black 2014 chromosome 5, UniMelb_Shisp_WGS_1.0, whole genome shotgun sequence. Encoded proteins:
- the LOC125188072 gene encoding receptor-like protein EIX1, encoding MASSMTTDFSPHGESDECCKWYGVECSNTTDHVIALQLNTTYYDGVLQGEVGSSLLELHHLNYLDLSWNDFGGNPIPKFIGSMKQLQHLYLIGCNFGGIVPPQIGNLTNLQSLALSHNSLRIENLDWLSSLSLLSYLSLSQIDLSQTNWLQHILSLHSLHDLHLNSCNISTALVGPSVNSSSTSLSIISLSDNKLTSSSFQSLSNISRALVDLDISGNALGGPIPDALIEKLVLIEYLDLSNNTLEGQIPKSLWNLSHLCVLVLYENDLRGNLEELFGSKPAKGILKSLQILDLARNELHGSVPDLRAFSASLTEVYLGTNNFTGSIPLSIGQLSELQVLDLSSNSLNGVVSESHFDKLGKLKKLDLSFNSLILHFAPNWRPTFQLDSILLAGCNVGPSFPKWIQTQRNSTFLDLSKANIVGEIPAWLWSVSPSLTNLYLSDNQITGIIPNLSSTFITRIDLSNNRISGPIPLFYAGVVVVQLSGNMLSGSISSICSVLYESFYLLDLANNQLAGEIPNCWEQMPNLVSLNLANNKFWGEIPPSLGSLHDLYVLQLRGNSLSGEFPSTLRRCQKLIMIDAARNELVGEIPTWFGEMYQMTFLNLGRNKLHGSIPVEICNLTHIRILDLSENNLSGKIPDCFNNFTSMAQKNVPAGSGTGI